The following are encoded in a window of Sebastes umbrosus isolate fSebUmb1 chromosome 7, fSebUmb1.pri, whole genome shotgun sequence genomic DNA:
- the LOC119491091 gene encoding NLR family CARD domain-containing protein 3-like isoform X2 produces the protein MRSDRSMDHPFTFKAGQAADGRVHQESSEGLGGQSAQQHQTDLDSIFMLLEDNIGTFVKNELKKIQKVLSPDYPECLESQREDEEVLDGEDEEQRRSSREAFLKITLNFLRRMKQEELADCLQSRTVAAVCRRQLKSNLKKKFQCVFEGIAKAGNPTLLNQIYTELYITEGGTAEVNDEHEVRQIETASRKPDRPETTIRQEDIFKASPGRDEPIRTVMTKGVAGIGKTVLTQKFTLDWAEDKANQDIQFIFPFTFRELNVLEEKKYSLVELVHHFFTETKEAGICRFEEFLVVFIFDGLDECRLPLDFHNNKILTDVTESTSVDVLLTNLIRGKLLPSARLWITTRPAAANQIPPECVDMVTEVRGFTDPQKEEYFRKRSRDEEQTSSIISHIKTSRSLHIMCHIPVFCWITATVLEEVLKTREGGELPKTLTEMYIHFLVVQSKVKNIKYDGGAETDPHWSPQSRKMIKSLGKLAFDQLQKGNLIFYESDLTECGIDIRAASVYSGVFTQIFKEERGLYQYKVFCFVHLSVQEFLAALHVHLIFINSGVNLMAEEQKTSWLSKVFRDKPDPTHLYQSAVDKALQSPNGHLDLFLRFLLGLSLETNQTLLRGLLTQTESSSQTNQETVQYIKKKISENSSAEKSINLFHCLNELNDRSLVEEIQQSLSSGRLSTDELSPAQWSALGFILLSSGEDLDVFDLKKYSASEEVLLRLLPVVKASNKALLGGCKLSERSCEALSSVLSSQSSSLRYLDLSNNDLQDSGVNLLSARLKSPHCKLETLRLPGCNLSERSCEALSSVLSFQSSSLRYLDLSNNDLQDSGVTLLSAGLTSPHCTLESLRTDHGGQQWLRPGLRKYVCQLELDTNTVHRKLKLSDNNRKVTRVKEVQSYPDHPDRFISWNQLLCRTGLTGRCYWEVEWRGRVDISVSYRGISRRGDSVFGRNDQSWSLWCSDDGYYVCHNNRETPISSSSSSSSGRVAVYVDCPAGTLSFYRVSSDTLIHLHTFSTTFTEPLYPGFGFWFPGSSVSLCPLQV, from the exons ATGAGGAGTGACCGGTCTATGGATCACCCTTTCACCTTTAAAGCTGGACAAGCTGCTGATGGAAG AGTTCATCAGGAGAGCTCAGAGGGCCTCGGTGGTCAGTCTGCCCAGCAGCATCAAACAGACCTGGACTCCATATTTATG ctgctggaggacaaCATCGGTACTTTTGTGAAGAACGAGCTGAAGAAGATCCAGAAGGTTCTGAGTCCAGATTACCCAGAATGCTTAGAGAGtcagagggaggatgaggaggtgttggacggtgaggatgaggagcagaggaggagcagcagagaggcgtTTCTGAAGATCACACTGAACTTCCTGAGGAGAATGAAGCAGGAGGAGCTGGCTGACTGTCTGCAGAGCA GAACAGTTGCTGCAGTGTGTCGACGTCAACTCAAGTCTAACCTGAAGAAGAagttccagtgtgtgtttgaggggatCGCTAAAGCAGGAAACCCAACCCTTCTGAATCAGATCTACAcagagctctacatcacagagggagggACTGCAGAGGTCAATGATGAACACGAGGTCAGACAGATTGAAACAGCATCCAGGAAACCAGACAGACCAGAAACAACAATCAGACAAgaagacatctttaaagcctcacCTGGAAGAgatgaaccaatcagaacagtgatGACAAAGGGAGTGGCTGGCATCGGGAAAACAGTCTTAacacagaagttcactctggactgggctgaAGACAAAGCCAACCAGGACATCCAGTTCATATTTCCATTCACTTTCAGAGAGCTGAATGTGCTGGAAGAGAAGAAGTACAGCTTGGTGGAACTTGTTCATCACTTCTTTACTGAAACCAAAGAAGCAGGAATCTGCAGGTTTGAAGAGTTCCTGGttgtgttcatctttgacggtcTGGATGAGTGTCGACTTCCTCTGGACTTCCACAACAACAAGATCCTGACTGATGTTACAGAGTCCACCTCAGTGGATGTTCTGCTGACAAACCTCATCAGGGGGAAACTGCTTCCCTCTGCTCGCCTCTGGATAACCAcacgacctgcagcagccaatcagatccctcctgagTGTGTTGACATGGTGACCGAGGTCAGAGGGTTCACCGACCCACaaaaggaggagtacttcaggaagagatccagagatgaggagcagacCAGCAGCATCATCTCCCACATCAAGACATCACgaagcctccacatcatgtgccaCATCccggtcttctgctggatcactgctacagttctggaggaggtgttgaagaccagagagggaggagagctgcccaagaccctgactgagatGTACATCCACTTCCTGGTGGTTCAGTCCAAAGTGAAGAACATCAAGTATGATGGAGGAGCTGAGACAGATCCACACTGGAGTCCACAGAGCAGGAAGATGATCAAGTCTCTGGGAAAACTGGCTTTTGATCAGCTGCAGAAAGGCAACCTGATCTTCTATGAATCTGACCTGACAGAGTGTGGCATCGATATCAGAGCAGCCTCAGTGTACTCAGGAGTGTTCACACAGATctttaaagaggagagaggactgtACCAGTACAAGGTGTTCTGCTTCGTCCATCTGAgtgttcaggagtttctggctgctctTCATGTCCATCTGATATTCATCAATTCTGGTGTCAATCTGATGGCAGAAGAACAAAAAACCTCCTGGTTGTCCAAAGTCTTCAGAGACAAACCTGATCCAACACATCTCTACCAGAGTGCTGTGGACAAGGCCTTACAGAGTCCAAACGGACACCTGGACTTGTTCCTCCGCTTCCTCCTGGGTCTTTCACTAGAGACCAATCAGACTCTCCTACGAGGTCTGCTGACACAGACAGAAAGTAGCTCACAAACCAATCAGGAAACAGTCCAGTACATCAAGAAGAAGATCAGTGAGAACTCCTCAGCAGAGAAAAGCATCAATCTGTTCCACTGTCTGAATGAACTGAATGATCGTTCTCTGGTGGAGGAGATCCAACAGTCCCTGAGTTCAGGACGTCTCTCCACAGATGAACTGTCTCCTGCTCAGTGGTCAGCTCTGGGCTTCATCTTACTGTCATCAGGAGAAGATCTGGACGTGTTTGACCTTAAGAAATACTCTGCTTCAGAGGAGGTTCTTCTGAGGCTGCTGCCAGTGGTCAAAGCCTCCAACAAAGCTCT ACTGGGTGGCTGTAAACTCTCAGAGAGAAGCTGTGAAGCTCTGTCCTCAGTTCTCAGCTCCCAGTCCTCTAGTCTGAGATACctggacctgagtaacaacgacctgcaggattcaggagtgaaccTGCTGTCTGCTAGACTGAAGAGTCCACATTGTAAACTGGAAACTCTCAG GTTGCCTGGCTGTAACCTCTCAGAGAGAAGCTGTGAAGCTCTGTCCTCAGTTCTCAGCTTCCAGTCCTCTAGTCTCAGATACctggacctgagtaacaacgacctgcaggattcaggagtgacgctgctgtctgctggactgACGAGTCCCCACTGTACACTGGAAAGTCTCAG GACGGACCATGGTGGACAGCAGTGGTTGAGACCCGGTCTGAggaagt ATGTCTGTCAACTGgaactggacacaaacacagtacACAGAAAACTCAAACTGTCTGACAACAACAGGAAGGTGACACGTGTGAAGGAGGTTCAGTCATATCCTGATCATCCAGACAGATTCATCTCCTGGAATCAGCTGCTGTGTAGAACTGGTCTGACTGGTCGCTGCTACTGGGAGGTCGAGTGGAGAGGAAGGGTTGATATATCAGTGAGTTACAGAGGAATcagcaggagaggagacagtGTGTTTGGAAGGAATGATCAGTCCTGGAGTCTGTGGTGCTCTGATGATGGTTACTATGTCTGTCACAATAACAGAGAAAcacccatctcctcctcctcctcctcctcctctggtagAGTAGCAGTGTATGTGGACTGTCCTGCTGGcactctgtccttctacagagtCTCCTCTGACACCCTGATCCACCTCCACACCTTCAGCACCACATTCACTGAACCTCTTTATCCTGGGTTTGGGTTCTGGTTTCCTGGTtcctcagtgtctctgtgtcctctgcaggtctga
- the LOC119491091 gene encoding NLR family CARD domain-containing protein 3-like isoform X1, with translation MDQCEEGVPPSKTTQSKTQRMQRQKPDSPGPDPGSESGPEPSCVSMKSDRAMPHPIVFKALQAADGRMQRQKPDSPGPDPGSESGPEPSCVSMKSDRSMDFPITFKVGQAADGRIQQQRPDSPESGSEPSCVSMRSDRSMDHPFTFKAGQAADGRVHQESSEGLGGQSAQQHQTDLDSIFMLLEDNIGTFVKNELKKIQKVLSPDYPECLESQREDEEVLDGEDEEQRRSSREAFLKITLNFLRRMKQEELADCLQSRTVAAVCRRQLKSNLKKKFQCVFEGIAKAGNPTLLNQIYTELYITEGGTAEVNDEHEVRQIETASRKPDRPETTIRQEDIFKASPGRDEPIRTVMTKGVAGIGKTVLTQKFTLDWAEDKANQDIQFIFPFTFRELNVLEEKKYSLVELVHHFFTETKEAGICRFEEFLVVFIFDGLDECRLPLDFHNNKILTDVTESTSVDVLLTNLIRGKLLPSARLWITTRPAAANQIPPECVDMVTEVRGFTDPQKEEYFRKRSRDEEQTSSIISHIKTSRSLHIMCHIPVFCWITATVLEEVLKTREGGELPKTLTEMYIHFLVVQSKVKNIKYDGGAETDPHWSPQSRKMIKSLGKLAFDQLQKGNLIFYESDLTECGIDIRAASVYSGVFTQIFKEERGLYQYKVFCFVHLSVQEFLAALHVHLIFINSGVNLMAEEQKTSWLSKVFRDKPDPTHLYQSAVDKALQSPNGHLDLFLRFLLGLSLETNQTLLRGLLTQTESSSQTNQETVQYIKKKISENSSAEKSINLFHCLNELNDRSLVEEIQQSLSSGRLSTDELSPAQWSALGFILLSSGEDLDVFDLKKYSASEEVLLRLLPVVKASNKALLGGCKLSERSCEALSSVLSSQSSSLRYLDLSNNDLQDSGVNLLSARLKSPHCKLETLRLPGCNLSERSCEALSSVLSFQSSSLRYLDLSNNDLQDSGVTLLSAGLTSPHCTLESLRTDHGGQQWLRPGLRKYVCQLELDTNTVHRKLKLSDNNRKVTRVKEVQSYPDHPDRFISWNQLLCRTGLTGRCYWEVEWRGRVDISVSYRGISRRGDSVFGRNDQSWSLWCSDDGYYVCHNNRETPISSSSSSSSGRVAVYVDCPAGTLSFYRVSSDTLIHLHTFSTTFTEPLYPGFGFWFPGSSVSLCPLQV, from the exons ATGGATCAGTGTGAGGAGGGAGTCCCCCCCTCTAAAACCACTcagagcaaaactcagag gATGCAGCGACAGAAACCAGACTCTCCTGGACCAGATCCTGGATCTGAATCTGGACCTGAACCCAGCTGTGTGTCCATGAAGAGTGACCGGGCTATGCCTCACCCTATCGTCTTTAAAGCTTTACAAGCTGCTGATGGAAG gATGCAGCGACAGAAACCAGACTCTCCTGGACCAGATCCTGGATCTGAATCTGGACCTGAACCCAGCTGTGTGTCCATGAAGAGTGATCGGTCTATGGATTTCCCTATCACCTTTAAAGTTGGACAGGCTGCTGATGGAAG GATCCAGCAGCAGAGACCAGACTCTCCTGAATCTGGATCTGAACCCAGCTGTGTGTCCATGAGGAGTGACCGGTCTATGGATCACCCTTTCACCTTTAAAGCTGGACAAGCTGCTGATGGAAG AGTTCATCAGGAGAGCTCAGAGGGCCTCGGTGGTCAGTCTGCCCAGCAGCATCAAACAGACCTGGACTCCATATTTATG ctgctggaggacaaCATCGGTACTTTTGTGAAGAACGAGCTGAAGAAGATCCAGAAGGTTCTGAGTCCAGATTACCCAGAATGCTTAGAGAGtcagagggaggatgaggaggtgttggacggtgaggatgaggagcagaggaggagcagcagagaggcgtTTCTGAAGATCACACTGAACTTCCTGAGGAGAATGAAGCAGGAGGAGCTGGCTGACTGTCTGCAGAGCA GAACAGTTGCTGCAGTGTGTCGACGTCAACTCAAGTCTAACCTGAAGAAGAagttccagtgtgtgtttgaggggatCGCTAAAGCAGGAAACCCAACCCTTCTGAATCAGATCTACAcagagctctacatcacagagggagggACTGCAGAGGTCAATGATGAACACGAGGTCAGACAGATTGAAACAGCATCCAGGAAACCAGACAGACCAGAAACAACAATCAGACAAgaagacatctttaaagcctcacCTGGAAGAgatgaaccaatcagaacagtgatGACAAAGGGAGTGGCTGGCATCGGGAAAACAGTCTTAacacagaagttcactctggactgggctgaAGACAAAGCCAACCAGGACATCCAGTTCATATTTCCATTCACTTTCAGAGAGCTGAATGTGCTGGAAGAGAAGAAGTACAGCTTGGTGGAACTTGTTCATCACTTCTTTACTGAAACCAAAGAAGCAGGAATCTGCAGGTTTGAAGAGTTCCTGGttgtgttcatctttgacggtcTGGATGAGTGTCGACTTCCTCTGGACTTCCACAACAACAAGATCCTGACTGATGTTACAGAGTCCACCTCAGTGGATGTTCTGCTGACAAACCTCATCAGGGGGAAACTGCTTCCCTCTGCTCGCCTCTGGATAACCAcacgacctgcagcagccaatcagatccctcctgagTGTGTTGACATGGTGACCGAGGTCAGAGGGTTCACCGACCCACaaaaggaggagtacttcaggaagagatccagagatgaggagcagacCAGCAGCATCATCTCCCACATCAAGACATCACgaagcctccacatcatgtgccaCATCccggtcttctgctggatcactgctacagttctggaggaggtgttgaagaccagagagggaggagagctgcccaagaccctgactgagatGTACATCCACTTCCTGGTGGTTCAGTCCAAAGTGAAGAACATCAAGTATGATGGAGGAGCTGAGACAGATCCACACTGGAGTCCACAGAGCAGGAAGATGATCAAGTCTCTGGGAAAACTGGCTTTTGATCAGCTGCAGAAAGGCAACCTGATCTTCTATGAATCTGACCTGACAGAGTGTGGCATCGATATCAGAGCAGCCTCAGTGTACTCAGGAGTGTTCACACAGATctttaaagaggagagaggactgtACCAGTACAAGGTGTTCTGCTTCGTCCATCTGAgtgttcaggagtttctggctgctctTCATGTCCATCTGATATTCATCAATTCTGGTGTCAATCTGATGGCAGAAGAACAAAAAACCTCCTGGTTGTCCAAAGTCTTCAGAGACAAACCTGATCCAACACATCTCTACCAGAGTGCTGTGGACAAGGCCTTACAGAGTCCAAACGGACACCTGGACTTGTTCCTCCGCTTCCTCCTGGGTCTTTCACTAGAGACCAATCAGACTCTCCTACGAGGTCTGCTGACACAGACAGAAAGTAGCTCACAAACCAATCAGGAAACAGTCCAGTACATCAAGAAGAAGATCAGTGAGAACTCCTCAGCAGAGAAAAGCATCAATCTGTTCCACTGTCTGAATGAACTGAATGATCGTTCTCTGGTGGAGGAGATCCAACAGTCCCTGAGTTCAGGACGTCTCTCCACAGATGAACTGTCTCCTGCTCAGTGGTCAGCTCTGGGCTTCATCTTACTGTCATCAGGAGAAGATCTGGACGTGTTTGACCTTAAGAAATACTCTGCTTCAGAGGAGGTTCTTCTGAGGCTGCTGCCAGTGGTCAAAGCCTCCAACAAAGCTCT ACTGGGTGGCTGTAAACTCTCAGAGAGAAGCTGTGAAGCTCTGTCCTCAGTTCTCAGCTCCCAGTCCTCTAGTCTGAGATACctggacctgagtaacaacgacctgcaggattcaggagtgaaccTGCTGTCTGCTAGACTGAAGAGTCCACATTGTAAACTGGAAACTCTCAG GTTGCCTGGCTGTAACCTCTCAGAGAGAAGCTGTGAAGCTCTGTCCTCAGTTCTCAGCTTCCAGTCCTCTAGTCTCAGATACctggacctgagtaacaacgacctgcaggattcaggagtgacgctgctgtctgctggactgACGAGTCCCCACTGTACACTGGAAAGTCTCAG GACGGACCATGGTGGACAGCAGTGGTTGAGACCCGGTCTGAggaagt ATGTCTGTCAACTGgaactggacacaaacacagtacACAGAAAACTCAAACTGTCTGACAACAACAGGAAGGTGACACGTGTGAAGGAGGTTCAGTCATATCCTGATCATCCAGACAGATTCATCTCCTGGAATCAGCTGCTGTGTAGAACTGGTCTGACTGGTCGCTGCTACTGGGAGGTCGAGTGGAGAGGAAGGGTTGATATATCAGTGAGTTACAGAGGAATcagcaggagaggagacagtGTGTTTGGAAGGAATGATCAGTCCTGGAGTCTGTGGTGCTCTGATGATGGTTACTATGTCTGTCACAATAACAGAGAAAcacccatctcctcctcctcctcctcctcctctggtagAGTAGCAGTGTATGTGGACTGTCCTGCTGGcactctgtccttctacagagtCTCCTCTGACACCCTGATCCACCTCCACACCTTCAGCACCACATTCACTGAACCTCTTTATCCTGGGTTTGGGTTCTGGTTTCCTGGTtcctcagtgtctctgtgtcctctgcaggtctga
- the LOC119491091 gene encoding NLR family CARD domain-containing protein 3-like isoform X3 codes for MLLEDNIGTFVKNELKKIQKVLSPDYPECLESQREDEEVLDGEDEEQRRSSREAFLKITLNFLRRMKQEELADCLQSRTVAAVCRRQLKSNLKKKFQCVFEGIAKAGNPTLLNQIYTELYITEGGTAEVNDEHEVRQIETASRKPDRPETTIRQEDIFKASPGRDEPIRTVMTKGVAGIGKTVLTQKFTLDWAEDKANQDIQFIFPFTFRELNVLEEKKYSLVELVHHFFTETKEAGICRFEEFLVVFIFDGLDECRLPLDFHNNKILTDVTESTSVDVLLTNLIRGKLLPSARLWITTRPAAANQIPPECVDMVTEVRGFTDPQKEEYFRKRSRDEEQTSSIISHIKTSRSLHIMCHIPVFCWITATVLEEVLKTREGGELPKTLTEMYIHFLVVQSKVKNIKYDGGAETDPHWSPQSRKMIKSLGKLAFDQLQKGNLIFYESDLTECGIDIRAASVYSGVFTQIFKEERGLYQYKVFCFVHLSVQEFLAALHVHLIFINSGVNLMAEEQKTSWLSKVFRDKPDPTHLYQSAVDKALQSPNGHLDLFLRFLLGLSLETNQTLLRGLLTQTESSSQTNQETVQYIKKKISENSSAEKSINLFHCLNELNDRSLVEEIQQSLSSGRLSTDELSPAQWSALGFILLSSGEDLDVFDLKKYSASEEVLLRLLPVVKASNKALLGGCKLSERSCEALSSVLSSQSSSLRYLDLSNNDLQDSGVNLLSARLKSPHCKLETLRLPGCNLSERSCEALSSVLSFQSSSLRYLDLSNNDLQDSGVTLLSAGLTSPHCTLESLRTDHGGQQWLRPGLRKYVCQLELDTNTVHRKLKLSDNNRKVTRVKEVQSYPDHPDRFISWNQLLCRTGLTGRCYWEVEWRGRVDISVSYRGISRRGDSVFGRNDQSWSLWCSDDGYYVCHNNRETPISSSSSSSSGRVAVYVDCPAGTLSFYRVSSDTLIHLHTFSTTFTEPLYPGFGFWFPGSSVSLCPLQV; via the exons ATG ctgctggaggacaaCATCGGTACTTTTGTGAAGAACGAGCTGAAGAAGATCCAGAAGGTTCTGAGTCCAGATTACCCAGAATGCTTAGAGAGtcagagggaggatgaggaggtgttggacggtgaggatgaggagcagaggaggagcagcagagaggcgtTTCTGAAGATCACACTGAACTTCCTGAGGAGAATGAAGCAGGAGGAGCTGGCTGACTGTCTGCAGAGCA GAACAGTTGCTGCAGTGTGTCGACGTCAACTCAAGTCTAACCTGAAGAAGAagttccagtgtgtgtttgaggggatCGCTAAAGCAGGAAACCCAACCCTTCTGAATCAGATCTACAcagagctctacatcacagagggagggACTGCAGAGGTCAATGATGAACACGAGGTCAGACAGATTGAAACAGCATCCAGGAAACCAGACAGACCAGAAACAACAATCAGACAAgaagacatctttaaagcctcacCTGGAAGAgatgaaccaatcagaacagtgatGACAAAGGGAGTGGCTGGCATCGGGAAAACAGTCTTAacacagaagttcactctggactgggctgaAGACAAAGCCAACCAGGACATCCAGTTCATATTTCCATTCACTTTCAGAGAGCTGAATGTGCTGGAAGAGAAGAAGTACAGCTTGGTGGAACTTGTTCATCACTTCTTTACTGAAACCAAAGAAGCAGGAATCTGCAGGTTTGAAGAGTTCCTGGttgtgttcatctttgacggtcTGGATGAGTGTCGACTTCCTCTGGACTTCCACAACAACAAGATCCTGACTGATGTTACAGAGTCCACCTCAGTGGATGTTCTGCTGACAAACCTCATCAGGGGGAAACTGCTTCCCTCTGCTCGCCTCTGGATAACCAcacgacctgcagcagccaatcagatccctcctgagTGTGTTGACATGGTGACCGAGGTCAGAGGGTTCACCGACCCACaaaaggaggagtacttcaggaagagatccagagatgaggagcagacCAGCAGCATCATCTCCCACATCAAGACATCACgaagcctccacatcatgtgccaCATCccggtcttctgctggatcactgctacagttctggaggaggtgttgaagaccagagagggaggagagctgcccaagaccctgactgagatGTACATCCACTTCCTGGTGGTTCAGTCCAAAGTGAAGAACATCAAGTATGATGGAGGAGCTGAGACAGATCCACACTGGAGTCCACAGAGCAGGAAGATGATCAAGTCTCTGGGAAAACTGGCTTTTGATCAGCTGCAGAAAGGCAACCTGATCTTCTATGAATCTGACCTGACAGAGTGTGGCATCGATATCAGAGCAGCCTCAGTGTACTCAGGAGTGTTCACACAGATctttaaagaggagagaggactgtACCAGTACAAGGTGTTCTGCTTCGTCCATCTGAgtgttcaggagtttctggctgctctTCATGTCCATCTGATATTCATCAATTCTGGTGTCAATCTGATGGCAGAAGAACAAAAAACCTCCTGGTTGTCCAAAGTCTTCAGAGACAAACCTGATCCAACACATCTCTACCAGAGTGCTGTGGACAAGGCCTTACAGAGTCCAAACGGACACCTGGACTTGTTCCTCCGCTTCCTCCTGGGTCTTTCACTAGAGACCAATCAGACTCTCCTACGAGGTCTGCTGACACAGACAGAAAGTAGCTCACAAACCAATCAGGAAACAGTCCAGTACATCAAGAAGAAGATCAGTGAGAACTCCTCAGCAGAGAAAAGCATCAATCTGTTCCACTGTCTGAATGAACTGAATGATCGTTCTCTGGTGGAGGAGATCCAACAGTCCCTGAGTTCAGGACGTCTCTCCACAGATGAACTGTCTCCTGCTCAGTGGTCAGCTCTGGGCTTCATCTTACTGTCATCAGGAGAAGATCTGGACGTGTTTGACCTTAAGAAATACTCTGCTTCAGAGGAGGTTCTTCTGAGGCTGCTGCCAGTGGTCAAAGCCTCCAACAAAGCTCT ACTGGGTGGCTGTAAACTCTCAGAGAGAAGCTGTGAAGCTCTGTCCTCAGTTCTCAGCTCCCAGTCCTCTAGTCTGAGATACctggacctgagtaacaacgacctgcaggattcaggagtgaaccTGCTGTCTGCTAGACTGAAGAGTCCACATTGTAAACTGGAAACTCTCAG GTTGCCTGGCTGTAACCTCTCAGAGAGAAGCTGTGAAGCTCTGTCCTCAGTTCTCAGCTTCCAGTCCTCTAGTCTCAGATACctggacctgagtaacaacgacctgcaggattcaggagtgacgctgctgtctgctggactgACGAGTCCCCACTGTACACTGGAAAGTCTCAG GACGGACCATGGTGGACAGCAGTGGTTGAGACCCGGTCTGAggaagt ATGTCTGTCAACTGgaactggacacaaacacagtacACAGAAAACTCAAACTGTCTGACAACAACAGGAAGGTGACACGTGTGAAGGAGGTTCAGTCATATCCTGATCATCCAGACAGATTCATCTCCTGGAATCAGCTGCTGTGTAGAACTGGTCTGACTGGTCGCTGCTACTGGGAGGTCGAGTGGAGAGGAAGGGTTGATATATCAGTGAGTTACAGAGGAATcagcaggagaggagacagtGTGTTTGGAAGGAATGATCAGTCCTGGAGTCTGTGGTGCTCTGATGATGGTTACTATGTCTGTCACAATAACAGAGAAAcacccatctcctcctcctcctcctcctcctctggtagAGTAGCAGTGTATGTGGACTGTCCTGCTGGcactctgtccttctacagagtCTCCTCTGACACCCTGATCCACCTCCACACCTTCAGCACCACATTCACTGAACCTCTTTATCCTGGGTTTGGGTTCTGGTTTCCTGGTtcctcagtgtctctgtgtcctctgcaggtctga